GCGATGGCGCGGGACCTGCCCAAGGCGGCCATGGCCTGGTGGCGGGCGCCGCTCGAGGACTTCAAGCGTGAGATCGGCTGGCTGCACGAGAGGAGCGATGAGCTGCTGGAATACCTGGCCCTGCCCGTCATCCATCTCATCGCCGCGGCCCTGAACTTCAGCATGGTGGTGCTGACGGGCCGCCCCCTCTTCAGCCTGCCGTTCCGCGGTCTCAAGGAAGTGATGGAGACGCGCGAGGCCCTGGCCGGCGTGGGGCAGCTCCAGCCGCGCAAGCAGGGCAACGTATGACGACGCCGCTGCGTCTCGCCGCTGCGTCGCTGGTCGCCGGCCTCGTCCTGTCCGCGGCCGCCGCCCTGGCCGCCCAGACGACCGAGGGGAAGCCACGGGAGACGCTCTTCGTCGGCGTGGACACCAGCGGCTCGTTCCGCCAGGACTACGACAACGCCATGAGCTTTCTGGCCTACTACCTGTACGGCCATCTCAACGGTCTGGGGGGGCTCGGCAAGCCGCGCAACCTGTTCGTCGCGGCCATCGGAGGCCGGCAGTCCAGCGAGCCGAAGGCCTTTCGGCCCATCCACGACTTCCAGGGCAAGGACATCGCCCAGATCGAGACGGATCTGCGGAGGTGGTTCGTTCCCACCGACGGGCTCACTGACTTCAACCCCTTCTTCGTCCAGGTGGCCCGAATCGCCAAGGAGCGCGGCCTGGTCCTCAGCGCCATCACGGTGATGGTCGTCAGCGACGGCGTTCCCGACATCCCCGTGCCGAACCTCAAGGACGATCCGATGGCCCTGTACCGGCAGATCGATCTCCGGCCGCTGGAATACCTCTCCAAGAACATCACGGTACGGCTGGCCTACGCGAGCCCGAAGGTCGGCGACAACTGGCGCCGGCACGTCCCCCGGCAGCGGGTCAGGCTGTGGGCGACCGAGGTGGAAGTGATGAAGGGCTGGCGCGCCCAACTCATGCCGGGGGCCCAGCCGGCCGAGCAGGCGCGCCTGTGGAAGTGGGTCCGCGACAACGTCGACTTCCGCGTGCGGTCCCGCGGGCTCTGAGCCTCCACAGTCCTCCTTTTTGGCGGTAGCCGACGCGAGGGATTTGTGTAAAGATTACTCCCCCCTGACGTAGCCAGGGTCCGCAGAGCCCGACCATTTGCTGTTGAAGAGGAGGCACCCGACGCGCCTCACCTCGGGAAGCCGGGCATGAACCGGCGAATCCTGGCCGCAGTATTCACAACATCGCTCCTCATCTTCAGTCAGGCGGCCTGGGCCGGCCGCCTACATCCGGAGCTCGAGACGCGCCTGAGCGCGCTGCCCCAGGGCGGAACGCTCTCGGTGATCGTCGAAATGGTGAACCAGGCGGACCCGGCAGCCGCCGCCGCCACCGTGCCGCGCGGCCAACGACTGGCGCGGAAGAGGGCCGTCGTGGACGTCCTTCGGGACGTCGCCAACCGGGATCAGGCTTCGATTCTGGCGTTCATCGCTCGCGAGCAGTCGCTGGGCTCCGTGCAACGCGTGATCCCGTTCTGGGTGTTCAACGGCCTTGCGGTCACCGCGACCGAGCCCGTCATTCGCCGCCTGGCCGCCCGCCCTGACGTCTGGGAGGTTCGCCCGGATGCGTCTATCCCCGCGCCCCAGCCCATCCGACCCGCTGCCACGCCCGGGCCCAGCGCCTCCGTCAGCGAGTGGAACATCGCACAAATCCGGGCTCCCGAGGTATGGACACTCAACCCGAACTACACCGGCGTCGGCAGCGTGGTCGGGAGCTTCGACACCGGCGTGGACCTGACCCATCCGGATCTGCAGCCGCGATACCGAGGCAACCATAACACCAGCTGGTTCGACCCCTACCGCGAGCACGCGAGCCCCTTCGATCCAAACGGCCACGGCACTCACACGACCGGGACGGCGGTGGGGGGCGACGCGTCCGGGTCGAACATCGGCGTGGCCCCCGGCGCGAAATGGATCGCGGCGAAGGCGTGGAACGACCTGGGGATCGGCCTCACGTCGGCCTTTCACCAGATCTTCGAGTGGTTCCTCGCTCCGGGGGGAGATCCGGCCAACGCCCCGGACGTCGTCAACAGCTCCTGGGGCTTCGGCACCGCCGGCTGCATCACGGAGTTTCGGGCGGATGTGCAGGCCCTTCGCGCTGCCGGGATCTTCCCGGCGTTCGCCGCGGGCAACGACGGACCCGACGAGGGAAGCGTTCGGAGCCCTGGCGCCGGTCCGGAGTCATTCGCGACAGGCGCGACGGATTTCTTCGACGACATCGCATTCTTCAGTGCGCGAGGCCCGTCTCCCTGCGACGGCTCCGTCAAGCCTGACCTGAGCGCCCCCGGCGTCGGCATCGTTTCGTCGATCCCCGGCGGTTATGTGGAGTCGAGCGGCACGTCGATGGCGACCCCGCACGTGACGGGCGCCGTCGCCGTGCTCCGATCGGTCAACCCTACGTTGACCGTGGACGAGCTGGAAGCCGTCCTCGTTCAAGGAGCCGTGGACCTGGGCCTCGCAGGCCCCGATGACAGCTTTGGTGCCGGCCGCCTCGACCTCTTCCAGTCGGCGCAGATCGTGCTGGGTGGGGTCAACCGGCCGGTGGTGACGATTGTCGCGACCGACGCCGTCGCGACGGAGGCAGGCCAGACCACGGCTACGTTCACGGTGCGCCGCACCGGCCCCACTGACGAGGCGTTGACCGTCGGTTACGCCGTCAGCGGCTCCACAACTCCGGGCAGCGACTATCTCACCCTGCCCGGAAGCGCGACGATTCCGGCGGGTTCGGCGACAGCCACGATCGTCGTGATCCCCCTCGATGACACGCTCGTCGAGCCCGACGAGACGGTCATCGTCACGCTCAGCGCGGACCCGGCCTATATCGTCGGGACGCCGGGCAGGGCGACCGTAACGATCATCAGCGACGAGATCCCCCCGGATCTCATCGTCTCGGCTCTTTCCGTCCCGGCCGCGGTGGGCGCCGGCGCGGCCTTCACCGTGAGCGACACCACCATGAACCAGGGCGGCGGGCCGGCGCCTGCCTCGACCACGAAGTTCTACCTCTCGCCTGATGCCGTGCTCGACGCGACTGACGTCCTGCTGGAAAGCCGCGCGGTGCCCGCGCTCGCCCCGGGCGCGATCAGCGCGGGCTCGACCGCGATGACCATTCCCACCGGGACGCTTCCGGGCGCGTACTACGTCATCGTCAAGGCCGATGCGGACAACCTGGTGGTGGAGACCCACGAAGGCAACAACATCTACATGCCGCTCGTTCAGGTCCGGGTGGACCTGACGATCACGCCCAGCGCGATCGACCTGGCGGCGCCGCCGGCCAGCTTCACCATCACGGGCGGGGGCTTTGCGAACCTGGGCTTCGGGCTGCCGGTAGTCAACTTCGCGCGCAACGGGGTGGTGCTGGCGCAAGCCCGGGCCACGGCGATGACGGGCAGCACGACGCTGACCGTGCCCTTCCCGACCGCGG
The sequence above is a segment of the Candidatus Methylomirabilota bacterium genome. Coding sequences within it:
- a CDS encoding S8 family serine peptidase: MNRRILAAVFTTSLLIFSQAAWAGRLHPELETRLSALPQGGTLSVIVEMVNQADPAAAAATVPRGQRLARKRAVVDVLRDVANRDQASILAFIAREQSLGSVQRVIPFWVFNGLAVTATEPVIRRLAARPDVWEVRPDASIPAPQPIRPAATPGPSASVSEWNIAQIRAPEVWTLNPNYTGVGSVVGSFDTGVDLTHPDLQPRYRGNHNTSWFDPYREHASPFDPNGHGTHTTGTAVGGDASGSNIGVAPGAKWIAAKAWNDLGIGLTSAFHQIFEWFLAPGGDPANAPDVVNSSWGFGTAGCITEFRADVQALRAAGIFPAFAAGNDGPDEGSVRSPGAGPESFATGATDFFDDIAFFSARGPSPCDGSVKPDLSAPGVGIVSSIPGGYVESSGTSMATPHVTGAVAVLRSVNPTLTVDELEAVLVQGAVDLGLAGPDDSFGAGRLDLFQSAQIVLGGVNRPVVTIVATDAVATEAGQTTATFTVRRTGPTDEALTVGYAVSGSTTPGSDYLTLPGSATIPAGSATATIVVIPLDDTLVEPDETVIVTLSADPAYIVGTPGRATVTIISDEIPPDLIVSALSVPAAVGAGAAFTVSDTTMNQGGGPAPASTTKFYLSPDAVLDATDVLLESRAVPALAPGAISAGSTAMTIPTGTLPGAYYVIVKADADNLVVETHEGNNIYMPLVQVRVDLTITPSAIDLAAPPASFTITGGGFANLGFGLPVVNFARNGVVLAQARATAMTGSTTLTVPFPTAATAIAPNLPGLSAGTMDVQVYLQTGTASYSLLGSGTLTVSDTRPAPGVSAITPNSIDLATPPASFTITGGGFANLGFGLPVVNFVRNGVILAQARATAMTGSTTLTVPFPTSATAIAPNLPGLSAGTVNVQVYLQTGAASYSLLGSGTLTVSDTRPAPGVSAITPNSIDLATPPASFTITGNGFANLGFGLPVVNFARNGVILAQARATALTGGTTLTVPFPTSATAIASNLPGLSPGTVNVQVYLQSGAASYSLLGSATLTVSDTRPAPGVSAITPTSIDLVDPPASFTITGGGFANLGFGLPVVNFARNGVVLAQARAMALAGGTTLTVPFPTAATAIAPNLPGLSAGTVNVQVYLQSGAASYSLLGSAPLTITDTRPAPAITPNSIDLAAPPASFTITGSGFANVGFGLPVVNFARNGVVLAQARATALAGGTTLTVPFPTSATAIAPNLPGLSAGTVDVQVYLQTGAASFSLLGGNLTLTVR